A single window of Chlamydiota bacterium DNA harbors:
- a CDS encoding dipeptidase translates to MEKVLNYVDSHRGDFLSALSDCLRIPSISVSPSHVQEVARCANFLAGRLKNLGLKSVKVFPTERHPIVYGEWLEAALKPTVLVYGHYDVQPVDPLNEWVNPPFEPQVRKGDLYARGAIDDKGQVYIHLSAIEAFLKTEGRLPVNLKILLEGEEEIGSPNLEKFLKTHRDLLKSDFVIISDTPMLDKGVPSICYGLRGLCYMELEVTGPVQDLHSGMWGGTLENPANALAGILSRLKGKDGKILIPNFYKEVQPLSKHERKMLAQLPFSEKKFLKMMGVKELIGEKGYTTFERMWARPTLDINGIFGGFSGEGSKTIIPAKVGAKVSMRLVPNQDPKKIAIAFQKYIKKISPPTVKVKVIKHHGSQAFLERLDHPVLEIASRALETAFGKKAHFIREGGSIPFVKTISDIMKKPCLLLGFGLPDENAHAPNERLHLDNFYKGILSMVDLYDRLSK, encoded by the coding sequence ATGGAAAAGGTTTTAAATTATGTTGATTCGCATCGAGGTGATTTTCTTTCCGCTTTAAGTGATTGCTTACGTATCCCCAGCATTAGTGTAAGCCCGAGCCATGTTCAAGAGGTGGCCCGATGTGCAAATTTTTTAGCCGGACGGTTAAAAAATTTAGGTTTAAAAAGTGTAAAGGTTTTTCCGACCGAACGTCACCCGATCGTTTATGGGGAATGGTTAGAAGCAGCTCTTAAGCCGACGGTTTTGGTTTATGGGCATTATGACGTTCAGCCCGTAGACCCTCTCAACGAGTGGGTGAATCCGCCTTTTGAGCCACAGGTTCGTAAGGGGGATCTTTATGCCCGAGGGGCCATTGATGATAAAGGACAGGTCTATATCCATTTATCAGCCATCGAGGCTTTTTTAAAAACTGAAGGACGATTGCCTGTCAATCTAAAAATTCTCTTAGAGGGAGAGGAAGAAATAGGCAGTCCCAATCTCGAAAAATTTTTAAAGACTCATCGGGATTTGCTCAAATCAGATTTCGTTATTATTTCTGATACGCCAATGCTTGATAAAGGAGTTCCTTCCATTTGTTATGGGCTTCGGGGCCTTTGCTATATGGAGCTAGAAGTGACAGGGCCTGTGCAAGACCTTCACTCGGGGATGTGGGGAGGAACTCTGGAAAATCCTGCGAATGCCCTGGCGGGTATTTTATCTCGTCTCAAAGGGAAAGACGGAAAAATTCTTATTCCAAATTTCTATAAAGAGGTTCAACCTTTATCCAAACATGAAAGAAAGATGTTGGCTCAGCTTCCTTTCTCTGAAAAGAAATTTCTAAAAATGATGGGTGTGAAGGAATTGATAGGGGAAAAGGGGTATACGACGTTTGAAAGGATGTGGGCCAGGCCGACGCTAGATATTAACGGAATTTTCGGAGGTTTTTCTGGAGAAGGGTCCAAGACCATTATTCCTGCGAAGGTGGGGGCTAAAGTGAGCATGCGTCTTGTGCCTAATCAAGATCCAAAGAAAATTGCCATTGCCTTTCAAAAATATATTAAAAAAATCTCCCCTCCTACGGTAAAGGTGAAGGTGATCAAGCACCATGGCTCTCAGGCCTTTCTTGAACGCCTCGATCATCCCGTTCTTGAAATTGCGTCGAGGGCATTAGAGACTGCCTTTGGAAAAAAGGCTCATTTCATTCGGGAAGGGGGGTCTATTCCATTTGTGAAGACAATTTCAGATATTATGAAAAAGCCATGCCTTCTTCTAGGGTTTGGGCTTCCTGATGAAAATGCCCATGCCCCCAATGAACGGCTGCATCTGGATAATTTTTATAAGGGTATTCTAAGTATGGTGGATTTGTATGATCGTTTGTCAAAGTAA
- a CDS encoding helix-turn-helix transcriptional regulator translates to MSSIDNFKKEISELVHLHRNKSSLSQIALAQLAGVGKTVIFDLEHGKMTIRLDTLLRVFDALNIEIRFYSPLLQAMKET, encoded by the coding sequence ATGAGTAGCATAGATAATTTCAAAAAAGAGATTAGCGAGTTGGTGCACCTGCACCGAAACAAAAGCTCGTTATCCCAGATAGCGCTTGCCCAGCTTGCAGGCGTAGGTAAAACGGTGATCTTTGACCTCGAGCACGGGAAAATGACGATTCGGTTGGATACTTTGTTGCGCGTTTTCGATGCTTTAAATATCGAGATTCGTTTTTATAGTCCGCTTCTGCAAGCCATGAAGGAAACGTAA
- a CDS encoding HipA N-terminal domain-containing protein, which translates to MKKAKIYFNSRPSGILTEENGHYVFKYSKDYKGPSISRTMPREKERFEFEEFPSFFDGLLPEGVNLEAFLRRTKIDRRDYFGQLLAVGRDLVGALTVEKMA; encoded by the coding sequence ATGAAAAAAGCTAAGATTTATTTCAATAGTCGTCCGTCTGGAATTCTGACCGAAGAGAACGGGCATTATGTTTTTAAGTACAGTAAAGATTACAAAGGCCCTTCCATTTCCAGGACCATGCCTCGTGAAAAAGAGCGGTTTGAATTTGAAGAGTTTCCGTCTTTCTTCGACGGGCTTCTTCCCGAGGGCGTGAACCTCGAAGCCTTTTTAAGGAGAACCAAAATTGACCGCAGGGATTATTTCGGGCAGCTTTTGGCTGTGGGACGTGATCTTGTCGGCGCCCTGACTGTGGAGAAAATGGCGTGA
- a CDS encoding HipA domain-containing protein encodes MCAITYRNIPDGEHYSLQGLKLLSPGLKKLEPLHLTLEEQREEAAARAGKMSIQGVQVKLSVKLAVSVGRFKIVDYGGTYILKPAPAGYREVPENEDLTMRLAAISGIQVPVHGLVYAKDGTRTYFIKRFDRRKGKKYYLEDFGQLLGLPREVKYNTSMENFAKTVQQYTTFPALECREFFLRTLFCFLTGNEDMHAKNFSLFSADNQVFKLAPAYDLLNSTIVALGKSKEELAVPLAGKKSKLTREDFLQYLGRERLSLNERTVQSCLKQLQDAFPEWRRLIERSFLSEEMKKAYSELFVERRARLKL; translated from the coding sequence ATTTGCGCCATTACGTACAGAAATATTCCCGACGGGGAACACTATTCTTTGCAAGGATTGAAACTCCTTTCACCTGGACTCAAGAAGCTCGAACCGCTCCATCTCACGCTGGAAGAACAGCGTGAAGAAGCAGCGGCACGTGCAGGGAAAATGTCGATACAGGGAGTGCAGGTCAAGTTAAGCGTTAAGCTGGCTGTTTCGGTAGGTCGATTCAAAATAGTCGACTACGGCGGCACGTACATTTTAAAACCCGCTCCTGCGGGCTACCGTGAAGTGCCTGAAAATGAAGATCTGACCATGCGGCTGGCGGCGATTTCGGGTATCCAAGTGCCCGTGCACGGTTTGGTGTATGCCAAAGACGGAACGCGGACTTATTTCATCAAGCGTTTTGATCGCAGGAAAGGCAAAAAATACTATCTTGAAGACTTCGGTCAACTTCTTGGCTTGCCTAGAGAAGTTAAATACAATACCTCTATGGAAAATTTCGCCAAAACAGTCCAACAATACACGACTTTCCCGGCCCTGGAGTGTCGTGAATTCTTTCTGCGGACACTTTTTTGCTTTTTGACGGGCAATGAAGACATGCATGCCAAGAATTTCTCGTTGTTTTCGGCAGATAATCAGGTTTTTAAACTGGCCCCGGCTTATGATCTTTTAAACAGCACGATCGTGGCCTTAGGAAAATCAAAAGAAGAACTTGCCGTGCCGCTTGCTGGGAAAAAATCGAAATTGACTCGAGAAGACTTTTTGCAATATCTCGGAAGAGAACGGCTGAGCCTGAATGAAAGAACTGTTCAAAGCTGTCTCAAACAATTGCAAGACGCATTCCCCGAATGGAGGCGTCTGATCGAGAGGAGTTTTTTAAGCGAGGAA